One segment of Paramormyrops kingsleyae isolate MSU_618 chromosome 8, PKINGS_0.4, whole genome shotgun sequence DNA contains the following:
- the shisa4 gene encoding protein shisa-4, translated as MSLVCLALPVLATILSAWQVSADEDCLWYVDKNGTWHNGFDCPHLAFCCGNCQHRYCCLDRSKIILEKEQKRCMLFQFSPTTIAGIASSILLFVAIIATMVCCFMCSCCYLYQRRQQRGGTPYDGQQIPMASYPVDPAFNAYGKPMGPADYHNPGYPMAPHYYSGMPQQYPMMPQGPTPPYPPADPGVGHAAPPPYSPPQYPGQ; from the exons ATGTCGCTTGTGTGTTTGGCTTTGCCGGTGCTCGCCACCATTCTCTCCGCCTGGCAGG TGAGTGCAGATGAGGATTGCCTCTGGTATGTGGACAAGAATGGCACCTGGCACAATGGCTTCGACTGCCCGCACCTGGCCTTCTGCTGCGGGAACTGCCAGCATCGCTACTGCTGCCTGGATCGCAGCAAGATCATCCTGGAGAAGGAGCAGAAGCGCTGCATGCTCTTCCAGTTCAG CCCTACCACCATAGCGGGCATCGCCTCCTCCATCCTGCTGTTTGTGGCCATCATCGCTACCATGGTGTGCTGCTTCATGTGCTCCTGCTGCTACCTGTACCAGCGCCGGCAGCAGCGGGGCGGGACGCCCTACGACG GCCAGCAGATCCCGATGGCCAGCTACCCGGTGGACCCCGCATTCAACGCGTATGGCAAACCGATGGGGCCTGCTGACTACCATAATCCTGGGTACCCAATGGCACCACATTATTACTCTGGCATGCCCCAGCAGTATCCCATGATGCCGCAGGGTCCTACCCCTCCATACCCGCCGGCAGACCCGGGAGTCGGCCATGCAG CTCCACCACCATACTCGCCACCGCAATACCCAGGCCAGTGA
- the ipo9 gene encoding importin-9 produces the protein MAGVSSSDPGSVSAAGPVQQGLKEALIETLTAILSPVHEVRAAAEEQIKVLEVTEEFGVHLAELTVDPRGALAIRQLASVILKQYVEIHWCSQSEKFRPPETTDRAKAAIRDLLPGGLREAISKVRSSVAYAVSAIAHWDWPEAWPQLFTHLMDMLVSGDVNAVHGAMRVLTEFTREVTDTQMPLVAPVILPEMYKIFTMAEVYSIRTRSRAVEIFTTCANLICAIEELEKGAAKALIFPVVQQFTEAFVQALQMPDGPSSDSGLKMEVLKAVTALVKNFPKPMVSSMQQILPIVWNTLTESAAFYVRTEVNYTEEVDNPIDSDGEVLGFENLVFSIFEFVHTLLENNKFKSTVKKALPELIYYIILYMQITEEQIKVWTANPQQFVEDEDDDTFSYSVRISAQDLLLAVATEFQNESAAALAAAASRHLQEAEQAKNSGDEHWWKIHEACMLALGSVKTIVTENVKSGRVQFDMHGFLANVILSDLNLTAASPFLLGRALWAASRFTTAMSPELIQQFLQATVSGLHESQPPSVRISAVRAIWGYCDQLKLSESTHVLQPFLPSVLEGLVQLAAQFSSEVLTLVMETLCIVCTVDPAFTTSAENKICPLTIAIFLKYSNDPVVASLAQDIFKELAQIEACQGPMQMRLIPTLVSIMQAPPDKIPSGLCATAIDILTTVVRHTKPPLSEMLICQAFPVMAQCTLRTDDNTTMQNGGECLRAYVSVALEQVGQWQDEQGHGGLWYVMQVVSQLLDPRTSEFTAAFVGRLVSTLIARAGTQLGDQLDQILRAILSKMQQAETLSVMQSLIMVFAHLVHSQLEPLLEFLCSLPGPTGKPALEFVMAEWMSRQHLFYGQYEGKVSTVALCKLLQHGINTNDKRLQDIVVKGEEIFNPAEGIRTRSKSAKNPERWTNIPLLVKIFKLIVNELSSVMEANATRVASADWSQDSGDMWEEQEDEVEDEDDEEEGLPGQLLSDLIASNKYDEDYYEDDDEEDPDALKDPIYQIDLQAYLTDFLTQFAQQPCYAMFSGHLNEAERRVLQAIGI, from the exons ATGGCGGGTGTGAGTTCCTCAGATCCCGGCTCGGTTTCGGCCGCTGGCCCGGTTCAGCAAGGACTGAAGGAGGCGCTGATAGAGACACTGACCGCGATCCTTTCCCCAGTGCACGAAGTGCGGGCAGCGGCGGAGGAACAGATTAAAGTGCTGGAAGTGACGGAGG AGTTTGGCGTACACCTGGCGGAGCTGACCGTAGACCCCCGGGGAGCCCTTGCTATTCGACAG TTGGCCTCAGTCATCTTGAAGCAGTATGTGGAGATTCACTGGTGCTCTCAGTCAGAGAAGTTCAGGCCACCAGAAACCACTGACCGG GCGAAAGCCGCCATTCGGGATCTGCTCCCCGGGGGCCTGCGCGAGGCCATCAGCAAGGTGCGCTCCAGCGTAGCGTATGCCGTGTCGGCCATCGCGCACTGGGACTGGCCCGAGGCTTGGCCACAGCTCTTCACGCATCTCATGGACATGCTGGTCAGCGGGGATGTGAACGCTGTGCACGGGGCCATGCGGGTCCTTACAG AGTTTACCCGCGAGGTGACGGACACACAGATGCCACTGGTGGCACCTGTGATTTTGCCTGAGATGTACAAGATCTTCACCATGGCGGAG GTCTACAGCATCCGCACCCGCTCCAGAGCTGTGGAGATCTTCACCACCTGTGCCAACCTTATCTGTGCCATTGAAGAGCTGGAAAAA GGAGCAGCCAAGGCACTGATTTTTCCAGTGGTTCAGCAGTTCACAGAGGCCTTTGTGCAGGCGTTGCAGATGCCTGATGGGCCGTCCTCTGACAGTGGCCTCAAGATGGAGGTACTCAAG GCAGTTACAGCCCTGGTGAAAAACTTCCCTAAGCCCATGGTATCCAGCATGCAGCAGATTCTGCCCATTGTGTGGAACACTCTGACAGAAAGTGCTGCCTT CTATGTCAGAACTGAAGTGAACTACACGGAAGAGGTGGACAACCCTATAGACTCTGATG GTGAGGTGTTGGGCTTTGAGAACTTAGTGTTCAGCATCTTTGAATTTGTCCACACGCTGCTGGAAAACAACAAGTTTAAGAGCACTGTGAAGAAGGCCCTGCCTGAACTCATCTACTATATCATCCTGTACATGCAGATCACAGAGGAGCAG ATCAAAGTGTGGACCGCCAACCCACAGCAGTTTGTGGAGGACGAAGACGACGACACGTTCTCATACTCTGTCCGAATCTCTGCTCAGGACCTCCTCTTG GCCGTGGCAACAGAGTTCCAGAATGAGAGTGCGGCGGCTCTGGCTGCAGCCGCCTCGAGGCACCTGCAGGAGGCGGAGCAGGCCAAGAACAGCGGCGATGAGCACTG GTGGAAGATCCACGAGGCCTGCATGCTGGCCCTGGGCTCCGTGAAGACCATTGTGACGGAGAATGTGAAGAGTGGCCGTGTGCAGTTCGACATGCATGGCTTCCTGGCCAACGTCATCCTGTCTGACCTGAACCTCACAG CTGCCTCCCCTTTCCTGCTGGGCCGGGCACTTTGGGCAGCCAGCCGCTTCACGACAGCTATGTCCCCGGAGCTCATCCAGCAGTTCCTGCAGGCCACTGTCAGCGGCCTGCATGAGAGCCAGCCTCCCTCGGTCCGCATCTCGGCCGTGCGTGCCATCTGGGG GTACTGCGATCAGCTGAAGCTGTCGGAGAGCACGCATGTCCTGCAGCCCTTCCTGCCGAGCGTTCTGGAGGGTCTGGTGCAGCTGGCAGCACAGTTCAGCTCGGAGGTGCTGACCCTGGTCATGGAGACGCTCTGCATTGTGTGCACGGTCGATCCCGCCTTCACTACGAGTGCTGAGAACAAGATCTGCCCGCTCACCATCGCCATCTTCCTCAAGTACAGCAACG ACCCTGTGGTAGCTTCCCTTGCTCAGGACATCTTTAAGGAGCTGGCCCAGATTGAGGCCTGTCAGGGGCCCATGCAGATGAGACTCATCCCCACCTTGGTCAGCATCATGCAGGCGCCCCCAGACAAGATCCCCTCGGGCCTGTGTGCT actgccATAGACATCCTGACCACAGTGGTGCGGCACACCAAGCCCCCCCTGTCGGAGATGCTCATCTGCCAGGCCTTCCCAGTGATGGCGCAGTGTACCCTGCGCACAGATGACAACACCACGATGCAG AATGGGGGAGAGTGCCTGCGAGCCTACGTGTCCGTGGCCCTGGAGCAGGTGGGCCAGTGGCAGGATGAACAGGGCCACGGCGGCCTGTGGTACGTCATGCAGGTGGTCAGTCAGCTGCTGGACCCCCGCACGTCCGAGTTCACGGCCGCCTTCGTGGGCCGCCTGGTGTCCACGCTGATCGCGCGTGCCGGCACCCAGCTGGGCGACCAGCTGGACCAGATCCTGCGTGCCATCCTGAGCAAGATGCAGCAGGCAGAGACGCTCAGCGTCATgcag TCCCTCATTATGGTGTTCGCCCACCTGGTCCACTCTCAGCTGGAGCCCCTGCTGGAGTTCCTGTGCAGCCTGCCGGGGCCCACGGGCAAGCCTGCCCTGGAGTTCGTCATGGCCGAGTGGATGAGCAGGCAGCACCTCTTCTATGGCCAGTACGAGGGTAAAGTCAG CACGGTGGCCTTGTGTAAGCTCCTCCAGCACGGCATCAACACCAATGACAAGCGCTTGCAGGACATAGTGGTAAAGGGTGAGGAGATCTTCAACCCCGCTGAGGGCATCCGCACACGCTCCAAGAGCGCCAAAA ACCCAGAGCGCTGGACCAACATTCCTCTATTAGTGAAGATCTTCAAGCTGATAGTCAATGAGCTGTCGTCTGTGATGGAAGCCAACGCCACCAGGGTGGCCTCTGCAGACTGGAGCCAAG ATTCTGGGGACATGTGGGAGGAACAAGAGGATGAGGtggaggatgaagatgatgaagaAGAAGGGCTGCCGGGGCAGCTTTTGTCTGACCTCATTGCCTCCAATAAATACG ATGAAGATTActatgaagatgatgatgaggaaGACCCTGATGCTCTGAAGGATCCCATTTATCAAATTGACCTCCAG GCCTATCTGACAGACTTCCTGACCCAGTTTGCACAGCAGCCGTGCTATGCCATGTTCTCTGGTCACCTGAATGAAGCGGAGAGGAGAGTCCTGCAGGCTATTGGCATTTAA